The following proteins are encoded in a genomic region of Zea mays cultivar B73 chromosome 9, Zm-B73-REFERENCE-NAM-5.0, whole genome shotgun sequence:
- the LOC100278847 gene encoding uncharacterized protein LOC100278847, with amino-acid sequence MGVELDLSDLAVLRPVQTAAAGDGPDAADTGCVTPTAASSLLPRLGLGGGLLDIDSAACVTPTASPCLLRPATVCPPAPRKPVAPGSKRRKRCCRLQRAFFFPVPLDLSTVFVPRGAAAAPADRSSPPPRAAKKIRLHVVG; translated from the coding sequence ATGGGCGTCGAGCTCGACCTCTCCGACTTGGCCGTGCTCCGGCCGGTCCAGACCGCGGCGGCGGGCGACGGCCCGGACGCCGCCGACACGGGCTGCGTCACGCCGACGGCCGCGAGCTCCCTTCTGCCGCGCCTGGGCCTGGGCGGCGGCCTACTGGACATCGACTCCGCCGCGTGCGTGACCCCGACGGCGTCGCCGTGCCTGCTGCGGCCGGCCACGGTGTGCCCTCCGGCGCCGCGGAAGCCGGTGGCGCCCGGCAGCAAGAGGAGGAAGCGCTGCTGCCGCCTGCAGCGCGCCTTCTTCTTCCCCGTGCCGCTCGACCTCTCCACGGTGTTCGTCCCgcgcggcgccgccgccgcccccgcggACAGGTCCTCGCCGCCTCCTAGGGCCGCCAAGAAGATCCGCCTGCACGTTGTGGGCTGA